In Colletotrichum lupini chromosome 6, complete sequence, a single window of DNA contains:
- a CDS encoding oxidoreductase NAD-binding domain-containing protein has protein sequence MASVPLRRVRPATIAATFAAGGIGLAAYSRLFVNSASAESGAPPKVFGAGPAFVSLALESSEDVNHNTKRLRFKLPQREAVSGLSLTSAVLTMSWPEGRWLPVARPYTPVQPLDDAGYLELMVKKYPDGKQSTHIHSLTPGQKLLFALAIKGHQWKPNSYSHITLIAGGAGITPIYQLAQGILRNPEDKTAITLVFGVNSDQDVLLKQEFEQFEKEFPGRFKAVYTVSHPVANSPYRKGYVTKQLLEEVGVAPKKEEDTKVFVCGPPAMEAALVGKRSAPGVLQQLGYRKDQIHQF, from the exons ATGGCATCAGTACCATTACGCCGTGTGCGACCGGCGACCATTGCGGCTACCTTCGCAGCTGGGGGCATTGGCCTGGCGGCGTACTCGAGGCTGTTTGTGAACAGCGCGTCTGCTGAGTCTGGAGCGCCGCCAAAGGTGTTTGGGGCGGGGCCTGCGTTTGTGTCGCTTGCGTTGGAGAGCTCGGAGGATGTGAACCACAACACCAAGCGATTGCGGTTCAAGTTACCACAGAGGGAGGCAGTCAGCGGTCTTTCATTGACGT CTGCTGTCCTGACCATGTCATGGCCTGAGGGCAGGTGGCTCCCCGTCGCGAGGCCTTACACGCCCGTGCAACCCCTCG ATGACGCCGGCTATCTCGAGCTGATGGTAAAGAAGTACCCAGACGGCAAGCAAAGCACACACATCCACTCCCTCACACCAGGCCAAAAGCTCCTATTCGCCCTCGCCATCAAAGGCCATCAATGGAAGCCCAACAGCTACAGCCACATCACCCTCATCGCCGGCGGTGCAGGCATCACACCAATCTACCAGCTCGCGCAGGGCATCCTCCGCAACCCCGAAGACAAGACCGCCATCACGCTCGTCTTTGGCGTCAACTCGGACCAGGACGTGCTATTAAAGCAGGAGTTCGAGCAATTTGAGAAGGAGTTCCCCGGCAGGTTCAAGGCCGTGTACACGGTTAGCCACCCCGTGGCGAATTCGCCGTACCGGAAGGGATATGTGACGAAGCAGTTGTTGGAGGAGGTCGGGGTTGCGccgaagaaggaggaggatacAAAGGTGTTTGTGTGCGGTCCGCCGGCGATGGAGGCGGCTCTTGTGGGGAAGAGGAGTGCGCCGGGGGTGTTGCAGCAGTTGGGGTATCGGAAGGATCAAATTCATCAGTTCTAG
- a CDS encoding pantothenate transporter liz1 translates to MSDIKSAAPVEVAEATSDLDKNAKDTTPENTVEAIPEKTPSQWRKIVGLVWDSVDGDPEYRKYVQRLDTFFLTNKFLLFTSPTVCFGYFIKYLDQTNYSNAFISGMQTDLGLYGNERNWLNTWFSLGIMVGSVPAQMSQLSFIRPSILIPSCEVIWSLLVIGMGFAKNIKTMYALRFFIGLFEACAFPGYIAMLGGWYGPKELTKRLAILLQVESIASMFSGYLQAGLYTSMDGRHGIAGWRWLFIMDAIISLPIAFWGFFGLPDLPHNTKAFYWSAEHVKYGIDRIEKFGQKAQQKLTWKEAKRIYLGWEIWVFVVPYTMVAACHTATSYFNLWLKSAGYSVVDANIYPTGGSALNIVATVIWGIIADRTGQNYTMIVIVQALMILSNILLSVWYIPKGALMFAYYLSYAGSAATPVLISWANRLNAVDPSLRQLLVATANVVSYAWVLWVPLVLFPTYDAPKYKYGYQILILFGGLAIISVSLMWYMYRRRDQKRNQQENQGTEAGSERPDEL, encoded by the exons ATGTCGGATATCAAGTCCGCTGCCCCTGTGGAAGTGGCAGAAGCCACTTCGGATTTGGACAAGAACGCCAAAGACACGACCCCAGAAAACACCGTAGAGGCAATCCCCGAGAAAACCCCCTCCCAATGGCGCAAGATTGTCGGTCTTGTATGGGACTCTGTTGATGGAGATCCAGAGTACCGGAAATACGTTCAAAGGCTCGATACTTTCTTCTT GACTAACAAGTTCCTTCTATTCACCAGTCCTACTGTTTGTTTTGGCTACTTCATAAAGTACCTTGACCAAACAAATTACA GCAATGCCTTCATCAGTGGCATGCAGACTGACCTGGGCCTCTACGGAAATGAGCGCAACTGGCTGAACACCTGGTTCAGTTTAGGCATCATGGTCGGCAGTGTCCCAGCTCAGATGTCACAACTCAGTTTCATCCGACCCTCGATTCTTATTCCATCGTGCGAGGTCATCTGGTCGCTGCTTGTTATCGGCATGGGGTTTGCCAAGAATATCAAGACG ATGTACGCTTTGCGTTTCTTTATCGGTCTGTTCGAGGCTTGTGCTTTCCCGGGATACATCGCCATGCTGGGTGGCTGGTACGGCCCAAAGGAGCTCACTAAGCGCTTAGCTATACTCCTGCAAGTTGAATCCATTGCCAGTATGTTCAGCGGTTACTTGCAAGCAGGACTATACACCAGCATGGATGGTCGTCATGGGATTGCAGGGTGGAGATGGCTGTTCATCATGGACGCCATCATCTCGCTTCCAATTGCGTTCTGGGGCTTCTTTGGATTGCCTGATCTGCCGCATAACACGAAAGCATTCTACTGGTCAGCTGAA CATGTCAAATATGGTATCGATAGGATTGAGAAGTTCGGGCAGAAGGCTCAGCAAAAGTTGACATGGAAGGAAGCCAAACGCATCTACCTCGGTTGGGAGATCTGGGTATTTGTTGTACCGTACAC TATGGTCGCGGCGTGTCACACAGCCACCAGCTATTTCAACCTCTGGCTGAAGTCTGCTGGCTACAGTGTTGTAGATGCAAACATCTACCCTACTGGCGGCAGTGCTTTGAACATCGTTGCCACAGTCATCTGGGGTATAATCGCAGACCGAACCGGACAGAACTATACAATGATTGTCATTGTTCAAGCCCTGATGATACTGTCCAACATCTTGCTTTCTGTGTGGTATATCCCCAAGGGGGCCTTGATGTTTGCGTACTACCTTTCGTATGCTGGATCCGCGGCAACTCCAGTCCTCATC AGCTGGGCCAATCGACTTAACGCGGTAGATCCGAGTCTCAGACAACTGCTTGTGGCCACCGCAAATGTTGTTTCCTACGCTTGGGTTCTTTGGGTACCCT TGGTTCTATTTCCTACCTATGATGCGCCGAAGTACAAGTACGGTTATCAAATCCTCATACTCTTCGGAGGCCTTGCTATCATTAGCGTTTCACTTATGTGGTACATGTACAGACGAAGAGA TCAGAAGCGCAATCAGCAAGAAAATCAAGGCACTGAAGCTGGCTCAGAGAGACCAGATGAACTGTAG
- a CDS encoding serine/threonine protein kinase, with translation MSTSVSINSLQAAAKRYGTEPLLVLPNGATVDLSKGYIPLLARYTFEDKAAQGLRKRKAGDKPENPIHFSALELVRDNSILLLTGPSGSGKTTFAKHLCHILASSRFSNARPLPRNDLGDIKEENWGASRLSPCYFSLSGTESLKRLADVTIPQLLGASGSQHEHLLIVLDDLQTAGDELISVLAKTLALIRERTYTKLLLLGDTDVLDRWSFPAVVRHELLPLLKCQRREAVRSHLNLDPSTITTTGMGEAASNPAMFALAVQANHSGNCAEELLDAWLSSTHSQPDAASLLAERSYKLIFHSSLTTGPTEMSLTAFQPNPALRSLTVQRLLAARHLADLTPQIAVGLFRDQPHASDDVLRSCLSRLSSLHRSGVLVDGLLGGTPADAKRAALLVAGLIPLSAEVEGKVMKLLLEIVENGDCSAGEREKAGRLLSKYGDPRDLTELAEVPAGSFMMGSESHPNSQPLSRVSLERFRIGVYPVVNRDYAAFVKETSREWLSPGGKDPEKANAPATDLTWHDSRAYCQWLTERWREEKKISSNEHVRLPSEPEWECAAKGGRNETDTEGLAFPWGTDWQEHTANSDETGFNTTCAVGLFPRGLSPYGCHDMAGHVWEWCSTLWGEDMTMPAFQYPWRDDGRESLDASDHVRRVLRGGCFSSPKLKANCTYRGSLEPTGFWRGNGFRIVVAPLDSQD, from the coding sequence ATGAGCACCTCGGTATCCATCAACAGCCTGCAAGCGGCGGCTAAAAGATATGGCACCGAGCCACTCCTAGTCTTACCAAATGGTGCGACTGTCGATTTATCGAAAGGTTACATTCCACTACTCGCACGATACACTTTCGAAGACAAAGCTGCCCAAGGTCTACGGAAGCGCAAGGCCGGTGACAAGCCTGAAAATCCGATTCACTTCTCTGCTCTTGAGCTAGTCCGCGACAACTCGATCTTGCTCTTGACGGGACCCAGCGGGAGCGGGAAGACTACATTTGCTAAGCACCTCTGTCACATCCTAGCTTCCTCTAGATTCAGCAATGCGCGACCACTACCTCGAAACGACCTAGGTGATATCAAGGAAGAGAATTGGGGTGCCAGCAGATTGTCTCCGTGCTATTTCTCACTGAGTGGTACCGAGTCTCTGAAACGGTTGGCTGATGTAACGATTCCGCAACTTCTTGGCGCATCTGGTTCTCAGCACGAGCATCTGCTCATCGTCCTCGATGATCTCCAGACCGCAGGGGATGAACTGATCTCTGTTCTGGCAAAAACACTGGCCCTAATACGAGAGCGAACCTACACCAAGCTACTCTTGCTTGGCGATACAGATGTCCTTGACCGCTGGAGCTTCCCGGCCGTCGTCCGACACGAGTTGCTTCCCTTGCTAAAGTGTCAAAGAAGGGAGGCAGTGCGTTCTCACCTGAATTTGGATCCATCGACTATCACAACAACTGGCATGGGTGAAGCTGCGTCGAACCCGGCCATGTTTGCTCTCGCGGTTCAAGCCAATCACTCTGGAAACTGTGCCGAGGAGCTGCTAGATGCGTGGCTTTCGTCCACCCACTCGCAGCCAGATGCGGCATCGCTTCTAGCAGAGAGGTCATACAAGCTGATATTCCACAGCTCATTAACCACCGGTCCGACTGAGATGTCGTTGACCGCGTTTCAGCCCAATCCTGCCTTGCGAAGCCTGACGGTGCAACGGCTCCTAGCTGCGCGGCACCTAGCTGATTTGACACCGCAAATCGCTGTCGGCCTCTTTCGTGATCAGCCTCATGCTTCGGATGATGTTCTAAGAAGCTGCTTGTCGCGTCTCAGCTCCTTACACAGGTCTGGCGTCCTTGTCGACGGGCTCCTCGGGGGCACACCAGCTGACGCTAAGCGCGCTGCCTTACTGGTGGCTGGCCTTATTCCATTATCCGCGGAAGTCGAAGGCAAGGTTATGAAGCTGCTTCTGGAAATCGTCGAGAACGGAGATTGCTCGGCTGGTGAACGCGAGAAAGCCGGTCGTCTACTGTCAAAGTATGGCGACCCGCGAGATCTGACTGAACTCGCAGAGGTTCCCGCCGGAAGCTTCATGATGGGCTCTGAAAGTCATCCCAATTCGCAGCCTCTGAGTAGAGTTTCGCTCGAGAGGTTTCGCATCGGTGTCTATCCTGTCGTCAACAGAGACTACGCCGCCTTTGTGAAGGAAACTAGCCGCGAATGGCTCAGTCCTGGTGGCAAGGACCCGGAGAAAGCAAATGCACCAGCGACCGATCTTACATGGCATGATTCAAGGGCTTACTGTCAATGGCTCACAGAAAGGtggagagaagaaaaaaagatcAGTTCGAATGAGCACGTGAGGCTTCCTTCAGAGCCAGAGTGGGAGTGCGCGGCCAAGGGTGGCCGAAATGAGACGGACACTGAAGGGTTGGCTTTTCCTTGGGGCACAGATTGGCAGGAACATACTGCCAATAGCGACGAGACTGGCTTCAATACGACCTGTGCTGTTGGTCTCTTCCCAAGGGGGCTCTCGCCGTACGGCTGCCACGATATGGCGGGGCATGTATGGGAATGGTGCTCAACTCTCTGGGGCGAGGACATGACGATGCCAGCTTTCCAGTACCCTTGGCGGGATGATGGGCGAGAGTCTTTAGATGCTTCGGACCATGTTCGAAGAGTACTGAGAGGCGGATGCTTCTCGAGTCCCAAGTTGAAGGCAAATTGCACGTATCGAGGTAGCCTCGAACCAACAGGATTCTGGAGAGGCAATGGGTTCCGCATCGTTGTTGCGCCGCTAGACTCACAAGATTAA